A genomic region of Cryptococcus gattii WM276 chromosome F, complete sequence contains the following coding sequences:
- a CDS encoding GTPase inhibitor, putative (Similar to TIGR gene model, INSD accession AAW44281.1) has protein sequence MILAISTLFSLPFYSRMVNPDEDTEFNDALRRHGILPPKPPSRSPSPDIPHISHTDAVRAVAATADADQLVTLIEGDNLDSDDERMFEEYKRKRLHEMKKEEKKGRYGSMEPLAREDFVREVTEGSKMDSNEEETEDQGDDDEESSSRLKGTGVVVFLFKDSVPLSQHLRPLLNQAAAAHPSTKFLSIPAGLCIPNYPDKNVPTLLIYRNGEMVGNVVAGMGLKGMKTTVRDLEGLLLYFKAVEKPSAALLRSNGANERSDSEDDFNDDVGTVNTRGGGIRTGGVGIGAGRGKEDSDDSDFDM, from the exons ATGATTCTCGCAATCTCGAcccttttttctctccCCTTCTATAGCAGAATGGTCAACCCCGACGAGGACACTGAGTT TAATGACGCCCTTCGTCGACATGGCATCCTTCCCCCAAAGCCTCCATCACGCTCCCCATCCCCAGACATTCCGCACATCAGCCACACAGATGCTGTCCGTGCAGTCGCTGCCACAGCAGACGCAGACCAACTTGTGACACTTATTGAAGGCGACAATCTCGACTCGGACGACGAGCGTATGTTTGAAGAGTATAAGAGGAAAAGACTGCATgaaatgaagaaggaagagaagaagggacGGTACGGCAGTATGGAACCACTGGCACGAGAGGACTTTGTTCGAGAAGTCACGGAGGGAAGTAAAATGGACTCgaacgaagaagaaactGAAGATCAaggtgatgatgacgaagaGTCTTCTTCGCGATTAAAGGGTACGGGTGTAGTTGTCTTTTTGTTTAAAGACTC TGTACCTTTATCCCAACATCTTCGGCCACTTCTAAATCAGGCGGCCGCCGCCCATCCATCCACAAAGTTCTTGTCAATCCCAGCAGGCCTTTGCATCCCTAATTACCCAGACAAGAATGTGCCCACTCTGCTTATTTACAGAAACGGAGAGATGGTCGGGAATGTTGTGGCTGGTATGGGCTTGAAAGGGATGAAGACCACGGTGCGCG ACCTGGAGGGGTTGCTGCTGTACTTCAAAGCGGTTGAAAAACCCTCAGCAGCGCTCTTACGATCCAACGGGGCTAATGAGCGCTCAGACTCCGAAGACGATTTCAACGATGACGTTGGCACAGTTAATACCCGAGGAGGTGGCATACGAACTGGTGGTGTAGGCATTGGCGCAGGTCGAGGCAAAGAAGACAGTGACGATAGTGATTTTGACATGTAA
- a CDS encoding Hypothetical Protein (Similar to TIGR gene model, INSD accession AAW44261.1), producing MPSESTKEWEKLLAWLEEKHAGFETNLSLRDVPGVVRGLVVTEPVKERSTLLHIPSSAMLNPLTMFAAESTSRPPSKEPMYSIPRHLYPRPTHKMSSTNSSKRIKTSPTSPVTISTGSGESSSHYRQLDTTELVTLHLALSRDPQKRYYSDWQVYLETLPKEFRPWHPLTWVIKSEPGAKNSEADDWNWWNTLYEKHTSSTVKAKIQDVKRRYEADVAVVLDVLVSVLIMSSLFSPTDMWLKRKEEPFKTHSMSSVLNQEDLLWAWLNVNTRSISVPLGLPGPNERMNHTLVPILDMINHSSDPSLNAPRVRQLSTPSPAPRHRLAARRTHKQTPSSDLNGQNPTGYSRNGLHLVPGKIDLRLIAPDREMRKGEEVLFEYGGHSNATLFAEYGFCEVPEAEEDDKWLLLKNGELDVGWIVDKLWEEEVKNNGNEEDAAEKQKALEAIACWGQNTIHTCPGPPHLSHSLLMSLRVLHLPAHSPKLPGIQQGYSTYISPSNELATIASLEDICRRVVKEADKRWKALKKLHSDVNAKDEQDEGKRTVIEMLMGMCVEDKVIAGKVLERIEAGEDLS from the exons ATGCCCTCAGAGTCGACTAAAGAATGGGAGAAACTCCTCGCCTGGCTCGAGGAAAAACATGCCGGTTTCGAAACTAACTTGTCTCTCCGCGATGTACCTG GTGTTGTTCGAGGTTTAGTGGTGACTGAACCAGTCAAG GAGAGATCCACTCTCCTTCACATCCCTTCATCGGCCATGCTGAACCCTCTCACTATGTTTGCTGCAGAATCCACTTCCAGACCGCCTTCAAAAGAACCCATGTACTCTATACCAAGACATCTCTATCCTCGACCTACTCATAAAATGTCAAGTACCAATTCCTCGAAGCGAATCAAGACATCACCCACCTCACCGGTTACTATCTCGACTGGCAGTGGGGAATCCAGTTCCCATTATAGGCAACTCGATACCACTGAGCTTGTAACCCTCCACCTGGCTCTTAGTAGGGATCCCCAAAAACGCTATTATTCGGACTGGCAAGTATATCTTGAAACTCTTCCCAAGGAATTCAGGCCTTGGCACCCGTTGACTTGGGTTATCAAATCGGAACCGGGAGCTAAAAACTCAGAGGCTGACGATTGGAATTGGTGGAATACACTTTATGAGAAACACACTTCTTCCACAGTGAAGGCTAAAATACAGGACGTGAAACGTCGGTACGAAGCTGACGTTGCCGTCGTGTTAGATGTCTTGGTGAGTGTCTTGATAATGTCTTCACTTTTCAGCCCGACTGATATGTGGCTGAAGCGTAAAGAAGAGCCTTTCAAAACACATTCCATGTCTAGCGTCTTAAATCAGGAGGATCTCCTTTGGGCCTGGCTCAACG TGAACACCCGTTCAATCTCTGTTCCCCTTGGTCTTCCCGGCCCCAATGAACGTATGAACCACACCCTCGTTCCCATCCTTGATATGATCAACCACTCGTCTGACCCTTCTTTGAACGCCCCCCGAGTTCGCCAGCTGTCAACACCATCACCTGCGCCGCGCCATAGGTTAGCCGCTCGTCGAACGCATAAACAGACGCCCAGCAGTGATTTGAATGGCCAAAATCCAACCGGCTACTCTCGCAATGGATTACATCTTGTTCCTGGTAAAATCGATCTTCGGCTGATTGCCCCTGATCGAGAAATGCggaagggagaggaggtaTTATTTGAGTACGGTGGACATTCGAATGCCACACTCTTTGCAGAGTACGGCTTCTGTGAAGTACcagaagcagaagaagatgacaaATGGTTGCTGCTTAAGAATGGAGAACTGGATGTGGGGTGGATTGTGGATAAGCTttgggaggaagaagtgaAGAACAACGGtaatgaagaagatgccGCCGAAAAACAAAAGGCTTTAGAAGCCATTGCTTGTTGGGG GCAGAACACCATTCATACTTGCCCAGGTCCACCCCATCTTTCGCATTCTTTACTCATGAGCCTACGTGTGCTACATCTGCCGGCTCATTCTCCCAAGCTTCCAGGAATTCAACAAGGCTATTCCACCTACATTTCCCCTTCCAATGAGCTTGCTACCATTGCGTCACTTGAAGATATTTGCCGGAGAGTCGTCAAAGAAGCTGATAAGCGATGGAAAGCTTTGAAAAAGCTCCATAGCGACGTCAATGCTAAAGATGAACAAGACGAAGGAAAGAGAACGGTCATCGAGATGTTAATGGGAATGTGTGTTGAGGACAAGGTCATTGCAGGCAAAGTTTTG